A stretch of Arcobacter arenosus DNA encodes these proteins:
- a CDS encoding cytochrome-c peroxidase, which produces MKLLLMVLIVINLYGDEYFELVLKAYKNGLRPAPSNLKSLLYELKLEQADISKQKVLLGKKLFFEKELSKSRDISCASCHSFSKGGADSIPTAIGYKGLKNPFHLNTPTVLNTAFSKRLFWDGREKTLKEQAKGPLQAPFEMAITPKLAVQRIKEKVPYQQLFKNAFGSEEITFDKIAKAISIYEKTLLTKSRYDNFLTGDKNALSKNEKEGLSLFITKGCAGCHNGIALGGQELRKFPLTYHTIWSLSTPNHIEQIKKNYFDTLSLLNNMNIYTDKQKIEYLKSSMGSKNYKLINEGFFNHVKEEEKSKILTSSACTSCHLSNSTELKRDLSTKISFPFENKGGFLGLRSKEKYFRVPLLRNIVQTKPYFHNGSVDKLEEVIKIMGIHQTRNNLSNNEINKIISFLKSVDGTIVEYIK; this is translated from the coding sequence ATGAAATTATTATTAATGGTGTTGATTGTCATAAATTTATATGGAGATGAGTATTTTGAATTGGTTTTAAAAGCTTATAAAAATGGTTTAAGACCAGCACCAAGTAATCTTAAATCATTATTGTATGAATTAAAATTGGAACAAGCTGATATATCAAAACAGAAAGTTTTACTTGGTAAGAAACTTTTTTTCGAAAAAGAATTATCAAAAAGTAGAGATATAAGTTGCGCTTCTTGTCACAGTTTTAGTAAGGGTGGAGCCGATTCTATTCCCACAGCAATAGGATATAAAGGTTTAAAAAACCCTTTTCATTTAAATACACCAACTGTTTTAAATACAGCTTTTTCCAAACGTTTATTTTGGGATGGAAGAGAAAAAACTTTAAAAGAACAGGCAAAAGGTCCTTTGCAAGCTCCATTTGAAATGGCAATAACACCTAAATTGGCTGTTCAACGAATAAAAGAAAAAGTACCTTATCAACAACTTTTTAAAAATGCATTTGGAAGTGAAGAAATAACTTTTGATAAGATTGCAAAAGCAATATCAATTTATGAAAAAACCTTGCTTACAAAGAGTCGATATGATAATTTTTTAACTGGTGACAAAAATGCATTAAGTAAAAATGAAAAAGAGGGCTTATCTTTATTTATTACAAAAGGATGTGCAGGCTGTCACAATGGTATAGCCCTTGGAGGACAAGAGTTAAGAAAATTTCCTTTAACATATCATACTATATGGAGTTTATCTACGCCAAACCATATCGAACAGATTAAGAAAAACTATTTTGATACATTATCCTTGTTAAATAATATGAATATTTACACAGATAAACAGAAAATAGAGTATCTAAAATCTTCAATGGGTAGTAAGAATTATAAATTAATTAATGAAGGTTTTTTTAATCATGTCAAAGAAGAAGAGAAATCAAAGATTCTCACTTCCTCGGCATGTACGTCTTGCCATTTAAGTAATTCAACTGAACTAAAAAGAGATTTATCTACAAAAATATCATTTCCCTTTGAGAATAAAGGAGGTTTTTTAGGTTTAAGAAGTAAAGAAAAGTATTTTAGAGTTCCTTTATTACGAAATATTGTTCAAACAAAACCATATTTTCATAATGGCAGTGTAGATAAGCTTGAAGAGGTTATTAAAATTATGGGTATTCATCAAACTAGAAATAATTTAAGTAATAATGAGATAAATAAGATTATTTCATTTTTAAAATCAGTTGATGGTACAATAGTAGAATATATAAAATAG
- a CDS encoding methyltransferase domain-containing protein, with amino-acid sequence METQFNIKYALKKANAFQKSGLLTLAIEKYKYILKKDDSSFEAYFKLGDCFRINKDYNNALMYLKKATKINNKCYICHFKMSQIYEKLSKYEFSLFHLEKVTKICPDFYDALYSIAQCYRKMKNENKMTEFLNKTIEKIPEHPGANHLLASLNKETNSDYSSEYARDLFDRYADYFEEHLVNSLKYKVPNIIKEKLKPLNLSNNSKVLDLGCGTGLMGKTIVDIFPNLVGVDISSKMINETRKKEIYNKLYTNDINDFLFKNLDYFDLIIAADVFIYLGELENIFTCVKKSLNKNGYFIFTTEILNNVNKENYQLAKTGRFSHSIKYIESLIKKSEFELINKEEIILREENKIGQKGIVFTLKSISYFK; translated from the coding sequence ATGGAAACACAATTCAATATTAAATATGCTTTAAAAAAAGCAAATGCATTTCAAAAATCTGGTTTATTAACTCTAGCAATAGAAAAATATAAATATATATTAAAAAAAGATGATTCAAGTTTTGAAGCTTATTTTAAATTAGGTGATTGTTTTAGGATAAATAAAGACTATAACAATGCGCTTATGTATTTAAAAAAAGCGACTAAAATAAATAATAAGTGTTATATATGCCATTTCAAAATGTCACAAATCTATGAAAAACTTTCTAAATATGAATTTTCGCTTTTCCATTTAGAAAAAGTGACAAAAATTTGTCCTGACTTTTATGATGCATTGTATTCAATAGCGCAATGTTATAGAAAAATGAAGAATGAAAACAAAATGACAGAGTTTCTTAACAAAACAATAGAAAAAATTCCTGAACATCCAGGTGCAAATCATTTATTGGCCTCTTTGAATAAAGAAACAAATAGTGATTATTCATCTGAGTATGCAAGAGATCTTTTTGATAGGTATGCAGATTATTTTGAAGAGCATTTAGTAAATTCATTAAAGTATAAAGTTCCAAATATTATAAAAGAAAAATTAAAACCTTTAAACCTATCAAATAATTCAAAAGTTTTAGATCTTGGGTGTGGAACAGGACTAATGGGGAAAACTATTGTTGATATTTTCCCGAATTTAGTTGGTGTTGATATATCTTCAAAAATGATAAATGAAACTAGAAAAAAAGAGATTTATAACAAACTTTATACTAATGATATCAATGATTTTCTTTTTAAGAATTTAGATTATTTTGATTTAATTATTGCTGCTGATGTTTTTATTTATTTAGGAGAACTAGAAAATATTTTTACTTGTGTAAAAAAATCTTTAAATAAAAATGGTTACTTCATCTTTACTACCGAGATTCTTAATAACGTAAACAAAGAAAATTATCAATTAGCTAAAACAGGTAGGTTTTCCCATAGTATTAAATATATTGAGTCTTTAATTAAAAAGTCTGAGTTTGAGCTAATAAATAAAGAAGAGATAATTTTACGAGAAGAAAATAAAATTGGTCAAAAAGGTATAGTTTTTACATTAAAATCTATTTCTTACTTTAAATAA
- a CDS encoding secondary thiamine-phosphate synthase enzyme YjbQ: MKSLQKEFNLRKKNRGFHLITDEILLNLPEIKDFEIGTLNLFIKHTSASLTINENCDPTVRSDMENFINDVVSNKSYFKHTYEGDDDMPAHIKSSLFGVSLTIPITNGQLNMGTWQGIYLGEHRDFGGSRKIVSTIIGK; this comes from the coding sequence ATGAAAAGTTTACAAAAAGAGTTTAATCTAAGAAAAAAAAATCGAGGTTTTCATCTAATCACAGATGAAATACTTTTAAATCTTCCAGAAATAAAAGATTTTGAAATAGGAACATTAAATCTATTTATAAAACATACAAGTGCAAGTTTGACTATAAATGAAAACTGTGACCCAACAGTTAGAAGTGATATGGAAAATTTTATAAATGATGTTGTCTCAAATAAATCATACTTTAAACATACCTATGAGGGTGATGATGATATGCCTGCACATATAAAATCTTCACTGTTTGGAGTAAGTTTAACAATTCCAATTACAAATGGGCAACTTAATATGGGAACTTGGCAAGGGATTTATTTAGGTGAACATAGAGATTTTGGTGGTAGTAGAAAGATTGTTTCTACTATTATTGGAAAATAA
- a CDS encoding c-type cytochrome yields MKYIIISGVTIIVTLLITKVYTVVNLMYFNKYPKEKIEILQKKTAETQILKTGKNLYMVYCTSCHGQDGKGNNEKAHNHTKRISKKSVSYAIKNGANNFISLYPSGMPSHLINASNTDEVAQYVSKGLKETKPKIWDKCASCHGENGEGINYIAPNIKSYTDDLVITVLLNGKKGVIGTMPSFKGRLTTVQMKSIAMYIRSLGELK; encoded by the coding sequence ATGAAATATATAATTATAAGTGGAGTTACTATAATCGTTACATTATTAATAACAAAAGTATATACAGTAGTTAACTTAATGTATTTTAATAAATATCCTAAAGAAAAAATAGAAATACTACAGAAGAAAACTGCTGAGACACAAATACTTAAAACTGGAAAAAATCTTTATATGGTTTATTGTACTTCATGTCATGGTCAAGATGGAAAAGGGAATAATGAAAAAGCCCATAATCATACAAAAAGAATATCAAAAAAATCAGTTAGTTATGCAATCAAAAATGGTGCAAACAATTTTATAAGCTTATATCCTTCAGGGATGCCTTCACATCTCATTAATGCGAGTAATACAGATGAAGTGGCTCAATATGTCTCAAAAGGATTAAAAGAGACAAAACCAAAAATATGGGATAAATGTGCCTCATGCCATGGAGAAAATGGAGAAGGTATTAATTATATAGCACCAAATATTAAAAGTTATACAGATGATTTAGTTATAACTGTATTACTTAATGGTAAAAAAGGTGTTATTGGAACAATGCCTAGTTTTAAAGGCAGATTAACAACAGTTCAAATGAAATCTATTGCAATGTATATTAGAAGTTTAGGAGAATTAAAATAA
- a CDS encoding DMT family transporter: protein MKNLSESTIGVIYIALCILLWSLIPTVAKFAQTGLDHHQYLFYSSIISFLSIFAVSLYEKNLKEIFFYSKKIVLVLFALGFLDFFYYLLLYFGYKHANGLEVLVIQYMWPIFIVFLSLIILKEEFTKKKLLSVILGFLGVSLVITKGDFSSLDFGQIDVLLIVMLGAIAFALFSVLSKIVKVNATNAVMIYFFSAIIYSIISVQSFSEFTLPSAKDWISILINGAFLNGVSYLFWVKALKTFDASKVAPFIFTTPILSAFFLIIFFDEPILSIYFVGLFLVIISGLISSIKRKKR, encoded by the coding sequence ATGAAAAATCTCAGTGAATCAACTATCGGTGTTATTTATATTGCTTTGTGTATTCTTCTTTGGTCATTGATACCAACTGTTGCAAAATTTGCACAAACTGGTTTAGACCACCACCAGTATCTTTTTTATTCATCTATTATCTCTTTTCTTTCAATTTTTGCAGTTTCACTATATGAAAAAAACTTAAAAGAGATTTTTTTCTACTCTAAAAAAATTGTTTTAGTTCTATTTGCCCTAGGATTTTTAGACTTTTTTTACTATTTACTTTTGTACTTTGGATATAAACATGCAAATGGATTAGAGGTTTTAGTTATACAATATATGTGGCCTATTTTTATTGTTTTTTTATCTTTAATTATATTAAAAGAGGAGTTTACAAAGAAAAAGCTTCTATCTGTAATATTAGGTTTTTTAGGAGTTAGCTTAGTTATTACAAAAGGTGATTTTTCAAGTTTAGACTTTGGGCAAATTGATGTTTTATTAATTGTGATGCTTGGGGCGATTGCTTTTGCGCTATTTTCAGTATTAAGTAAAATTGTAAAAGTTAATGCTACTAATGCAGTTATGATTTACTTTTTTTCTGCCATAATCTACTCAATAATTAGTGTTCAATCTTTCTCTGAATTTACTTTACCATCTGCTAAAGATTGGATAAGTATTTTAATCAATGGTGCATTTTTAAATGGCGTTTCATATTTGTTTTGGGTAAAAGCTTTAAAAACTTTTGATGCTTCAAAGGTAGCACCTTTTATATTTACAACACCTATTTTATCAGCATTTTTTCTGATAATATTCTTTGATGAACCAATTTTATCAATATATTTTGTAGGTTTATTTCTTGTTATAATTTCAGGATTAATAAGTAGTATAAAAAGAAAAAAGAGATAG
- a CDS encoding NAD(P)H-dependent oxidoreductase codes for MKNVLVIVANPKEDSLSFAIANRVKKVNEDIKNSVEILDLYKDEKRQDFFIYEENAFHFEPTKEMLYYQEKIKKADEIVIVFPYWWGSMPAILKNFFDWNLSAGFAYTYEKGTPKGLLKGKDVKVYTTTGAPKFFYFLNGANRRLKKMFKDQIIEFCAMNLKEFNIFGGIDSGFKGAQKILDSIKA; via the coding sequence ATGAAAAATGTTTTAGTTATTGTTGCTAACCCAAAAGAAGACAGTTTATCATTTGCCATAGCAAATAGGGTAAAAAAAGTAAATGAAGATATTAAAAATAGTGTTGAGATACTTGATTTATATAAAGATGAAAAAAGACAAGATTTTTTTATATATGAAGAAAATGCCTTTCATTTTGAACCAACAAAGGAGATGTTATATTATCAAGAAAAGATAAAAAAGGCTGATGAGATAGTAATAGTCTTTCCTTATTGGTGGGGAAGTATGCCTGCAATATTAAAGAATTTTTTTGACTGGAATCTTTCTGCTGGATTTGCATACACATATGAAAAAGGGACTCCTAAAGGGCTCTTAAAAGGGAAAGATGTAAAAGTATATACTACAACAGGGGCTCCTAAGTTTTTTTATTTTTTAAATGGAGCAAATAGAAGACTTAAAAAAATGTTTAAAGATCAAATCATAGAATTTTGTGCTATGAATTTAAAAGAATTTAATATTTTTGGTGGAATTGATAGTGGCTTTAAAGGTGCGCAAAAAATTCTTGATAGTATAAAGGCTTAG
- a CDS encoding Crp/Fnr family transcriptional regulator, translating to MELLDYHCFDGLSKEEEKKVIQDAKTIMIPSEQILYYAGDICNDVLFLKSGTVKVYIQPKEIGVEEMTLYELNSGSQCIVNLFSTISSSKTLATAQTITPIEGWLLPKDTVLWLINTSPSFREFKMDIFGKRLNSLIALITDVKFTTIEQRLLNWLYVQGRDTIKITHDKIASIIGVTRETVSRNLKKLEHQGYIKLGRGVIALT from the coding sequence ATGGAACTTTTAGATTATCACTGTTTTGATGGTTTAAGCAAGGAAGAAGAAAAAAAAGTAATTCAAGATGCAAAAACTATTATGATACCAAGTGAGCAAATATTATATTATGCAGGAGATATTTGTAACGATGTATTATTTTTAAAAAGTGGAACAGTAAAAGTTTATATTCAGCCCAAGGAAATAGGTGTTGAGGAGATGACACTTTATGAATTAAATAGTGGTAGCCAATGTATTGTAAATTTATTTAGTACAATAAGTTCATCTAAAACCCTTGCAACAGCACAAACTATTACCCCAATTGAGGGATGGTTACTTCCAAAAGATACAGTCTTATGGCTTATTAATACTTCACCGTCTTTTCGTGAATTTAAAATGGATATTTTTGGTAAAAGATTAAACTCACTTATAGCACTCATTACAGATGTTAAATTTACTACAATTGAACAAAGATTATTGAATTGGCTATATGTTCAAGGTAGAGACACAATAAAAATCACCCATGATAAAATTGCTTCTATTATTGGAGTAACAAGAGAAACAGTTAGTAGAAATCTTAAAAAACTTGAACACCAAGGATATATAAAATTGGGACGTGGTGTTATAGCACTAACTTAA
- a CDS encoding class I SAM-dependent methyltransferase gives MSNIRYKYQTIVFDNVDIHLKTLKDTQQFHDKNNEAQDLGINSATWALFGVLWPSSYILANYIYQLDTGAKRILEVGCGIGLSSLLLNHLQQDITATDYHPEVKAFLLRNSDLNNDKEIPFYRLNWEDKVLNNIGKFDLIIGSDLLYQQNHGETLSHFINQYANKTCEVIIVDPSRGNHSKFKKEMIKFGFKYEKIDTLKYSDLVFKGSIHKYNKG, from the coding sequence TTGTCTAATATACGATATAAGTATCAAACAATAGTATTTGACAATGTAGATATACATTTAAAAACACTTAAAGACACCCAACAATTTCATGATAAAAACAATGAAGCTCAAGACTTAGGAATCAATTCTGCAACTTGGGCTTTATTTGGAGTCTTATGGCCATCAAGTTATATTTTAGCTAACTATATTTATCAATTAGACACAGGCGCAAAAAGAATTCTTGAGGTTGGTTGTGGTATTGGTTTAAGTAGTTTACTTTTAAATCATTTACAACAAGATATTACTGCAACAGACTATCACCCTGAAGTAAAAGCTTTTCTTTTAAGAAACTCAGATTTAAACAACGATAAAGAGATTCCTTTTTATAGATTAAATTGGGAAGACAAAGTTTTAAATAATATTGGAAAATTTGATTTAATAATCGGAAGCGATTTACTTTACCAACAAAATCATGGAGAAACACTTTCTCATTTTATTAACCAATATGCAAATAAAACATGTGAAGTAATAATAGTTGACCCAAGCAGAGGCAATCATTCAAAATTTAAAAAAGAGATGATAAAGTTTGGGTTTAAATATGAAAAGATAGATACATTAAAATACTCTGATTTAGTATTTAAAGGATCTATTCACAAATACAATAAAGGATAA
- a CDS encoding TetR/AcrR family transcriptional regulator, with protein MKNSIGRPKTFEKEDVIKLAMNHFWEHGYEGTNLDDLLVAMGIKKSSFYRTFKSKEEVFFLSLELYKKETFLLLEQLKSQIGVKETLVYIIKCDIEESKELGRLKGCLLIDCGKESYKKFGIISNYIKKEMNSFVEFFTEFVEEGQKNGNIKNKLDSKLLAVRYLTLYTGIISSLQAGIDFNVVDDLLIFVEELMD; from the coding sequence ATGAAAAATAGTATCGGTAGACCAAAAACTTTTGAGAAAGAAGATGTAATCAAGTTAGCTATGAATCACTTTTGGGAACATGGTTACGAAGGAACAAATCTAGATGATTTATTAGTTGCAATGGGGATTAAAAAAAGTAGCTTTTATAGAACTTTTAAATCTAAAGAAGAGGTGTTTTTTCTTTCACTTGAACTTTATAAAAAAGAAACTTTTTTACTTTTAGAGCAGTTGAAATCCCAAATAGGAGTAAAAGAGACTTTAGTCTATATTATAAAGTGTGATATTGAAGAATCAAAGGAATTAGGCAGATTAAAAGGTTGTTTACTTATTGATTGTGGTAAAGAATCTTATAAAAAGTTTGGAATTATAAGTAATTATATAAAGAAAGAGATGAATAGTTTTGTTGAATTTTTTACAGAGTTTGTAGAAGAGGGTCAAAAAAATGGCAATATTAAAAACAAACTTGATTCAAAACTATTAGCTGTAAGATATCTAACTTTGTATACAGGTATTATCTCTTCCTTACAAGCAGGAATTGATTTTAATGTTGTAGATGATCTATTAATTTTTGTGGAAGAATTAATGGATTAA
- a CDS encoding DUF4242 domain-containing protein, with protein sequence MDQLKFFIDTHDKNSETFPAGITPAQMESFYKKYEEACAQEGVISLRIHVGFEDGKAFCLNMASNAQAVKRVHDKVGLPFESITEVNTISPADLALLN encoded by the coding sequence ATGGATCAACTAAAGTTTTTCATAGATACACATGATAAAAATAGTGAAACTTTTCCAGCTGGCATCACACCTGCACAAATGGAAAGTTTTTATAAAAAGTATGAAGAGGCATGTGCACAAGAAGGTGTTATATCTCTTCGAATTCACGTAGGTTTTGAAGATGGAAAAGCATTCTGTCTTAATATGGCTTCTAATGCCCAAGCGGTAAAAAGAGTTCATGATAAAGTAGGACTGCCATTTGAAAGTATTACAGAAGTGAATACAATAAGTCCAGCTGACTTGGCTTTGTTAAACTAA
- a CDS encoding cold-shock protein: MSNRYNGTVKWFNNDKGFGFIQLEDNSKDIFVHHTEINNRGYGKSSLTDGQKVAFNIGVNQKGEHATSVETR, encoded by the coding sequence ATGTCAAATAGATACAATGGAACTGTAAAATGGTTCAATAATGATAAAGGTTTTGGATTTATCCAATTAGAAGATAATAGCAAAGATATATTCGTACACCATACTGAAATTAATAACAGAGGTTATGGAAAATCTTCACTTACAGATGGACAAAAAGTTGCTTTTAATATTGGTGTAAACCAAAAAGGTGAACATGCAACGAGTGTAGAAACTCGATAA
- a CDS encoding transglutaminase-like domain-containing protein translates to MQEFLNETEIIDYSDIGIKKLAFQLSKGLSKHEIVKKSFEYVRDEIRHSGDHKDNQTTLKASDVLKYKTGWCYSKSHLLAAILRANNIPCALVYQRLKLNDDGSGDKFCLHGLNAVYFEEYGWFRIDARGNKKGVNAQFDFPTEKLAFQIRFKGELDIPKLYASPVGEVVKVLSSYKSYKDVINNLPDTLVM, encoded by the coding sequence ATGCAAGAATTTTTAAATGAAACAGAGATAATTGATTATTCTGATATAGGTATAAAAAAACTTGCTTTTCAATTATCCAAAGGCTTATCTAAACATGAAATAGTAAAAAAATCTTTCGAATATGTTAGAGATGAAATTAGACATAGTGGTGATCATAAAGATAATCAAACTACATTAAAAGCAAGTGACGTATTGAAATATAAAACTGGATGGTGTTATTCTAAATCACACCTTTTAGCTGCAATTTTAAGAGCTAATAATATTCCATGTGCATTAGTTTACCAACGATTAAAATTGAACGATGATGGAAGTGGAGATAAATTCTGTTTACATGGCTTAAATGCTGTTTATTTTGAAGAATATGGATGGTTTAGAATTGATGCAAGAGGAAATAAAAAAGGTGTTAATGCACAATTTGATTTTCCTACTGAGAAATTGGCATTTCAAATTAGATTTAAAGGTGAACTTGATATTCCAAAATTATATGCTTCGCCAGTTGGTGAAGTTGTAAAAGTTTTAAGTAGCTACAAAAGTTATAAAGATGTTATCAATAATTTGCCAGATACACTTGTAATGTAA